In the genome of Rhineura floridana isolate rRhiFlo1 chromosome 10, rRhiFlo1.hap2, whole genome shotgun sequence, the window ATTATTGGCTACAAATTTTCTCCTCTGCGTCTTCCAACTCTCTGACATATCAGGTGCTGGTTGACTCTTTTGTGTCTTTGTGGAAAAGTGAGTTAATTGGGGGGAAATTGTGCTGTTGGTGTTTCTCCCTATTATCACTGGAATTAGTGCAAGGCAAATCTGTGGTTGGAGAATAAATATATGGATGTGCAAGAGCTACATCTATTACCTAGTGGGCCATCTACTGTATAGTCATTGGGCCTGACTTGGTCTGCTTCTAATAATTTATGCCATTTAAAAAATTTCTACCAATACCTAAGCACAAAGAGCccattttaatgttttacctTCAAAGATCTTAGATAGCAGATTTGCTCGAgttcccttttttgttgttgctagagTTCCCTTGGAAGTTAGAGGCTGTCCATGTAACCACACAGAAGTCTAAATGACCTCTCATGATCTTTTCCTGTAGTTTTTATCAGGAGCTTAGAGAATGTGTTATATATGTTTTATGAGACCATTTCCTGGTTAATCTTTACAGACCCTTCTGAGTATCTTCCTTGAGGGAACCAATAAATTTATTATGGAACAGGTAGCAAAATATTTGAATGTTGTCATGTCTGATAGACTTGTTGTGATTGTTGGTTCTTGTCAGTTTTTTAACTGTTGGCTTCATTGAGGTTGTGATTTTGTACTTTATATTTTGTCTTACTGGTCAGTTGACCATAGTAAACATCCAACTGATTAATTCAGGTGTGATTGCTATAAGTTTGGAAAAACTATAGGCACCGTTTGTTGCCTTCTGCTAGGAGTGGAATTTGCCCTTCCAATTCATCTTATTTATTCATTGTAGTATTTATATTTTGCCAGACTAGTGAACAATAGGCAGAAATCAATGCTTTCTTGTAGGAAGGGGGCAGAATCTTATAATAATTTAATGAAGAGCATATCCTTTGAAAGATAACATATTCATTGTTAGATAGTTCTTCATAATACTTGCAACTTTTTACTTTTCTGCATGTgatttaatttattgttgtttGATAAATCTCAgtgatttaatttattattttgataAATCTCAGTCTTGGATCTGTAGTACCAGTCAGGTTGGGAAGTACCCACCCTCCAAGTTGTGGGTATGGTGTCTGCTGCATTAAGCAATTTGGTGCTTGGTTGAACATGGCTTTAAGAAGCCTTGAAGTGGTGGTTCAGTGAGGGGGTGTTGATGACTTTGAACAGCAACTTCTGAAATGGACCACCCTCCACAAGCCAACTGTGTTTCTGGGGATAAACTGCTTGTGAGACTCTCTCGGACCCGTCAGCTTTCCCATAGATCAGACTAGGGGAGTCCTGCTCCATATACACCATCAGCCCCACCACCAGATCATAGCCTTTGTATATGGAGTCACTTGGGAGGGTAATACTGTGTGTTGACTTTGTGCCCAAACTCCATATAATAATTAAttatttgaattgtgcctggaaacaaactgggagccagtgaaaTCAAACAACAAGGGAATAACATGATCCCTTCAATGGTACCTAGAAACTGTCTGGTCACACCATTCTGCATCAGCTACAGTTTCCAAACACTTAGAGCACATCACAGTAGTCTACTCTGGATATTAAAAAGGCATGGGTGatagtgtttttttaattgtgacATGTTGAAATGTGTGCATGTTATATAAACATATGTAGCAGTTCATTCTTATTGTACTTGTAAAGACAAATTTAACAACATGTCATAATTTGGATTATTAACACTAGAATAGATTTTGAAATTTTCATTGAAAGGAACAGTAAAATGTAGTGACTCCATTTCCAATAATAAACCATTAATGAATGATATGAAATGAATTTACATTGTAAGTAAagctattttccataggaagtgggccatcactgtgggtaacagttccacctatcgtgcgaaggcaagaatgtttttgaagtcaagactagggacgtcatgcccctcccactctccagttcattcttgccttcgtacgaacaagattggaatttcacgtagcatttagctaagtctatctctctttaaaaccttttttccgttttttgtgtctagcctactgaggatcccctcagaccgcggctgcggctctcttccccctttcctcaaggctatttaatttcttttatttccttgactgggggctccctctgagaccgcggctgcggctctctttgttttggcagtttcaagccccctcccccccccggctctgtcgtatccgtagccagggggctccctcagtgaccgcggctgcggttctctttttgatcgcttttgatcgcttgtgagggaaggggaatccccctccctccccccccgatcgttaccacggctgcggctgatccgatctcttgatcgcttgtgagggaaggggaatccaccctccttccccccccgatcgttgccgcggctgcggctgatccgatctcagcgggagcttgcagctgcggctcccgctctTACTCCTTACCacagatcgccctcgctacgtggcttaaatcccactgcgaagggctttacagaccgctattgcggctctctctgcggcggctgccgttttttgcctctacctgcccttccagagtttttccagagccgctactgcggctttcggcgagtccgtgctgggcagcccttctcccagttcgcttccgacggccgccattgctccttcttcctcagcccccttttgatcgttttttttttttcccgcccgtttttctgggcgccattttttgaaattcaaaattcccgcctttttcaTTACCATTTTTTAAGCATCGGagacctcccctgcaggctatctatctgtatgtttgtgtatatgtgctgctgacaaatttacacaaggctgatttacacacatttttactgtggctgtaatcatagtggctgaattgtattattaaggctggagctccaatcctagtgggctggattgtattatcaaggctggagctttaatcctagtggctggattacattatcaaggctggagttttaatcctagtggctagattacattatcaaggctggagctttaatcctagtggctggattacattatcaaggctggagctttaatatcagtggctgacttgtactaaatctgatttacattacatatcctgccccctatggggccgtgaacaagccaaaaacccagcctacagcactaatctgagtgtgccaactctaaaacagcctatattatattaacgttgatacctctgtgcattctgccccctctgtggcagtgcattcgccatctgccagtgtatcctaccccctccgtggtagtacgctgtgccagttcgggtctttacatcctgccccctccgtggcagtgtactgcacccaggttcatataagatggcagaacagccaggcatgtcaccatcaacacacatggtgccagatcagccagacatgccacaatcagccaagccacaacatactaacacgtctaagaccagacatgccaaagcactggctaagacaaaacatctttccagccatagtaaaccaaagcgccctcgttatgtctctgtgccaacaaccaccacagcacagacacacataagtgatattttccattctcctgctcctgccgctgacgaggaagagtttgttggctttccccctcacggttcgcctaacgaacctacctctggcttaccgcctcagacatctgttccaatagcccaccaggcacatacatctcacacatctggtctgcagctgtctcctgatttcctctcccaactccaagccatgctggcttatttcacacaaatgcagtcactaccacaggttcctgccagacccccactcaacatggaccaacgcgcgttccatgctgctcatccttcctgctcgccagatcccttcgatgtagccagaggcagatgtacggacgaagcctcgtatgcggaggagttaactttcactgaccatgttgaaggagacgactggagcgactattcagatcatgaggaggatacatcgtatcgcttgttcaatacctcagattaccaaccgctcgcacgtagggtacttcatacccttggtctccagactgcgccctcaacttcgtccgctccaactctcaaaggggccaaggtcctcaaatcccctgcacctactgaacactacatcccggtgccagacccaattgccaaattagcttccgaagaatgggcccacccgctcaaagctcgatgcttcaagaacatggctgacagactttacgccctagccccagacttcgccaccaagttagatgtccctggcatagatgaaccgatcgctcgcctcgtttcacgatctatcttgcccaggaaaggggaatcccacctaaaagatactactgaacgtcgaatagacttcgccctccgcaagaaccacgaggccactgccctagccatgcgtgcctctgcctcagcctccatcttctccagagcatctatgatgtggctggatgaccttctagaggacgataaccctgatcctgtcgccttcaaaagagcactattgaagttacgtaagacagcagcctttgtggccgatgccactttggatgccacccaattaggggcacgagccatgacgactcaaatagtcgctcgtcgcaccctctggcttcgccactggcaagctgattcagcggctagattgaacctgtccaaagctccttactccggatctctactcttcggtgaggaagctctaaaggcagttctggttgatccaaaagacgcccacaaaccggttctagccacaatcaagaacatcgaccacaggcccctcaggcgatttccctcctttcgttctaaccagccctttcgaggaacgcgaccaggaggacgaggctgcgatttcagaccctatgattccaacgcattcaggggctcctggaaccgacgcccccagggcagaggtcagtaccaagggcgcaggggcaactcatcgtcctcatataggggaggtcctcgcctacacaagtagtattaacaccatccccataggtggcagattacttaattttggagatcgatggctgcgccttactacggtcccctggatcagggacctcttcacttatggctataccatagagttctgggcaaccccgtcagacagattccacccgtctccttgcccaagggcaccagccaggcacaacatcatgcagacagctatacatcacctcttgcacatagcggcaatagagccagttcccacaactgagagatcagaaggggtgtactccctcctatttgctgtgccaaaacgagatttatcttggagggcggtattggacctcaagtttgtcaaccgttttgtaacataccgcaggttcaaaatggaatctctccattccattaccgagagtctgcatgaaggagacttcctggcttctatcgaccttaaggaagcgtatctccatgtacccatttgcatagcccacagaaagtttcttcggtttgcctttggccaccaacattttcaatacagagcgatgccatttggcctgtcctctgctccaagagtattttccaaggtgctactcatcctagtggcttaccttcggacccaaggggttcatatctacccatatttggacgatctgcttatacgggccaaatctgaagagctggctcatcatcatttaatgatcaccctcaatgttttgcagacctacggctggctggtcaacttcgacaaaagccatctccaaccaacccaacgcctactacatcttggggcaatgttggacaccctgcaggcaatggtcttcctgtctccagatcgcatcactgccatcacaagcatcgcaaggtccctgatgcaacaaacatccgcagacgtcatgcttctcgccagagcgctcgggatgtttatctccacaatccacattgtaccctgggctcgagctcacactcggccccttcagtggactctgttgccttttcaaaaagacattgccagctccaaccatcacaaagttcgtttgagccccgctctgcgcctctccttccgctggtggaccaaggttcaacacctctccaagggcacgtcgttcagagaaccccgcagaaccgtcgtgaccacagacgccagcctcataggttggggagcccactgcaactcccagtatgttcagggggtttggcccaacgcagagcgagctcgaagcatcaactggctggaactaaaggctgtccacttggctctatgtcattttcagtctctgttccctttgcatcatgtgctcattcgaacagacaacacgtgtgtaaaatcacatttgaacagacaagggggcaccaggtctcgtcctctgcaggacttagcctccctcatctttgtctgggcagaacaacatctacaatccctgaaagcagagcacctcaaagggattttgaatgtgacagcagactggctcagcagacaacaggtcttcccgggagaatggaaacttcatccagccattttccatcgtctccagtgtcggttcggcgccctctcagtcgacctgtttgcttccagtcacaattgccagcttcccaggtactttgcccgatacctggactcaacagcagaagcagtggatgctctgacaacaccgtggccagacggtctattgtacgcctttccccccataccattgttagccaaaaccttgaggaaggcgcgaaccgaaagggcacagctggttctgatagcaccattttggccacgccgtccgtggttctcagatcttctggcaatgtcaatgatggacccttggacacttccagtaacgccagacctcttatcccagggtccagtactgcaccaggaccctacttggctcaatctaacagtgtggcgtttgaacggagacacttgaggtcagctggactgtctgacgctgtgattgatattattttggcctcgagaagaccatctaccactcgcatttatcaacatacctgggtggctttctccaagtggtgtcagtcccaccaccacgatccatcccaggccaatgtgcaccaggtgctccaatttctccatagtggctttatgatgggacttcgacccaacactctacgtcgacatgcgtctactctgtcatccattctctcagtgtcctctcctggagatcatatttcctcacatccgttcatcaaacgttttttgaggggagtcgccctacgctctccggctgttgtccatcggttcccctcatggagtttgccgaaagttctgcaggctttgcaacgccctccgtttgaacccatcagaactgtgcccctacgtattctgtccttcaaggtcctgtttctgattgcaatcacatctgccagacgcgtttcggagttgggcgcattgtcttccgctagacacctctgcgtcttccataaggactctgttgtgctgaagactgatccttcctttcgtcccaaggtcgattcagtttttcattgcaaccaggacattgttttgccttccttttgcccgaatcctacccatcctctcgagaaggcttggcattcgttggatgtccggagggctctcaagacctacctgtctaggacccaagagattcgacgaacggagtctctgtttgtatcctttcatccagggtctatggggcataaagtatccaatcctaccttatcccgttggttaagggcatgtattaccttagcatatgagtccctgaagctgccagttcctgttagtataacagctcattctactaggtcagctgccacttcggctgcttttgctactaatgctcctgttgccgatatttgtagggccgcagtctggtcttccccacactggtttataagacattataaaattgatcgttatgcctctgctgatgcttcttttggcagacgagtgttgcaacaggttcttaatgaggattaacatgtgggtggtccctccctatatgggttgctttggtacatcccacagtgatggcccacttcctatggaaaatgtaccattggtctcacctgaaaggtgattttcataggaaggggccatcacgaccctcccagttggaggatgactagtgattttatcaatgggttatatgttattgtttccatattatatttaaatgtaagagtgaagtcaagacttttagttctgttatgttatgtagttaggttagagtcatgttgttatgcatgtgactattatgttattttcctggcgggcctgttggccttgttcttgtatttttagatatctcttttagactcgctacgaatgaactggagagtgggaggggcatgacgtccctagtcttgacttcaaaaacattcttgccttcgcacgataggtggaactgttacccacagtgatggccccttcctatgaaaatcacctttcaggtgagaccaatggtacaattTGTCCCTGTCAGCTGGCTGTGTTGCAAAGAGAGAAGTCTTATAGCCTATAGCTCTGCAAAAGGGAGAGCTAAAATTGCCTCCTCCAGCATTGCCttgaaaactattttgttctaTAGCAATCTGAAGACCACAAAAGTTACTAAATATAATCTTTCCCAAGCAACCAAATTGTGTGCTTGGAATTTTACCTCATGCCTGCAGATACCTAAAATAATGTATGACTCTTGGTTTAATTAGAAAATCTATATCCTTCCAGGACCACAAAGTCCATAAGCTGCTAGAAGAAGCCCAAATCAGTGGATCAGCACGTGTCATCTAATTGACATAGTTCCTTCTTTATTGGACTAAAATGAGATTTACCAGGCCTAAAATGTTGAAATGTTTGTCTAAGCCAATATGTCTTTGGGTGCCATTTCTATATTCTGAGATAGCTTTCAAAATGCTGTGTCTCTATAATTAGGCTTGCATACTTCTGTGGGTTCTTTGCTTTGTAAGAGATTTTATATAACCTTGGAAAAGAAAACTGAGCAACACAGGATAAATTATATTTGATTACTTATACTTTGTGTTTCCCACTCTTTTACTACCACACACAAGGTTTATTATGCCTGCCAGCTGCACACATAGGAGTGAGCTGCATTGTGGAAGGATGCATACTTTTTCATTCAAACTCAAATTTGTGGTATGCTATAAACGGGAAACAAGACAGAATCTTACTActgtcctttttaaaaagcttgataAAACTCTTTAACATGTTTCGCCAAGTAGAACAGTGAAAGTTACTGAGCCTGTTAAGTATAATTATTCTGTACGGGGTTAGAAGTTGGTAGCAAGTAAACTGGACTTCATTGTTGTAGTCCAATGGCCTTTTCAGAGTACATACGATTGGTGAAATAACTAGATGGCCTGTTCCATGAGAAATAGGTAGTGTGTAGGATTGCTGGACACTGGGAAGATACATAGAATGAATTTCATAATAACTTTGGTGACAAGCTGATTGAACCTTATAACATCAGTCAGTCCTTTGACCATGAGACATGACTGCCCCTATGTGTTCTCTCCTACTGAGGACTTGTagggggagagcagacatctAAAGCACAGCTGAAACTCACAatgaagttgaagaggaaagctcTGTAGTGCAGATCTTTTCAAACTATTTCGTTACGGTGACGGTACTGGAAAAGCAGTCTCTCTTCCTAAGCCACAGTCTACAAACTTTTGCTCAGCTGATCTCAGTTGGAAATGGCTCAGTGGGTCAGTTATTTTCTTGGTTTGCACTCAGTTGCCTATATTTAGGTCAACTTTGTGATTTTTACTTTGGCTATGTACTGTACTTTCAAGTGACTTAATGCACATCTAATGTATGCTTTACCCTAAGAAACTGTATGTTAAACTATGTGTTTAAAGTAAGAGTGAATTAATCAGGTTATTCTGATCTATATAGGGGATTATAAAAATAGAACCAAGAGTTATTCCAATATTAATttgtaataaaaatgaaatctTGTGCATGTGCTCAATCtgagtttttttaattaataactttttattgaattttcaaacattacaaacaaaataaacataTCGGTGGATatagaaaagcatacaaaaatcagACATACAAAAGCAATAATTGAGACAGCTCTTCTAAAACCCATTAACACCTTCTAATTAGTTCAGACTAGCTGACAAGGTGGTCTGCAGGAGGACAACTGGAACATTCCTCCAAATTATCATATGTCAACAAAGGCCACCAAGATTCAATAAAGTTATCAGATATAATTACACCCCTACTCAATCTGCTCTGTTGTGTCAATTTTTCAGCACGTGCCAATTTTTCCACATTCCACACTTTAGCCCACCACCCGGAtacagacccttccttgtcgcttgaggctcaagtggcctcggtggcgcggaatgcattttaccatcttcgcttagtagcccaactacgcccctatctggacagtgacgatctcgcctctgttgttcacgctctggtaacttctagattggactactgtaatgcgctctacgtagggctgcccttgaagaccgtttagaaacttcagctagtgcaaaacacggcagccaggttgttgacggggacccattggtccacgcatataacacctgtcctggcccgcttgcactggctacctatttgtttccgagccagattcaaggtgctggttttgacctataaagccttacacggtgtgggaccgcaatatctgatggaacgcctctcccgctatgaacctacccgttcacttcgttcagtatctaaggccctcctccgggtaccaacccatcaggatgcccggaggattgttattagatccagggccttttctgtggtggcccccgaactatggaacagcttacctgaggagatacgcctggcgcctacggtactttcttttaggcgccaggttaagacctggttatactcccaggcattttaacgttcatgttttatattcaatgtttttttactctacctt includes:
- the LOC133365571 gene encoding uncharacterized protein LOC133365571, with protein sequence MAEQPGMSPSTHMVPDQPDMPQSAKPQHTNTSKTRHAKALAKTKHLSSHSKPKRPRYVSVPTTTTAQTHISDIFHSPAPAADEEEFVGFPPHGSPNEPTSGLPPQTSVPIAHQAHTSHTSGLQLSPDFLSQLQAMLAYFTQMQSLPQVPARPPLNMDQRAFHAAHPSCSPDPFDVARGRCTDEASYAEELTFTDHVEGDDWSDYSDHEEDTSYRLFNTSDYQPLARRVLHTLGLQTAPSTSSAPTLKGAKVLKSPAPTEHYIPVPDPIAKLASEEWAHPLKARCFKNMADRLYALAPDFATKLDVPGIDEPIARLVSRSILPRKGESHLKDTTERRIDFALRKNHEATALAMRASASASIFSRASMMWLDDLLEDDNPDPVAFKRALLKLRKTAAFVADATLDATQLGARAMTTQIVARRTLWLRHWQADSAARLNLSKAPYSGSLLFGEEALKAVLVDPKDAHKPVLATIKNIDHRPLRRFPSFRSNQPFRGTRPGGRGCDFRPYDSNAFRGSWNRRPQGRDLRLAGQLRQKPSPTNPTPTTSWGNVGHPAGNGLPVSRSHHCHHKHRKVPDATNIRRRHASRQSARDVYLHNPHCTLGSSSHSAPSVDSVAFSKRHCQLQPSQSSFEPRSAPLLPLVDQGSTPLQGHVVQRTPQNRRDHRRQPHRLGSPLQLPVCSGGLAQRRASSKHQLAGTKGCPLGSMSFSVSVPFASCAHSNRQHVCKITFEQTRGHQVSSSAGLSLPHLCLGRTTSTIPESRAPQRDFECDSRLAQQTTGLPGRMETSSSHFPSSPVSVRRPLSRPVCFQSQLPASQVLCPIPGLNSRSSGCSDNTVARRSIVRLSPHTIVSQNLEEGANRKGTAGSDSTILATPSVVLRSSGNVNDGPLDTSSNARPLIPGSSTAPGPYLAQSNSVAFERRHLRSAGLSDAVIDIILASRRPSTTRIYQHTWVAFSKWCQSHHHDPSQANVHQVLQFLHSGFMMGLRPNTLRRHASTLSSILSVSSPGDHISSHPFIKRFLRGVALRSPAVVHRFPSWSLPKVLQALQRPPFEPIRTVPLRILSFKVLFLIAITSARRVSELGALSSARHLCVFHKDSVVLKTDPSFRPKVDSVFHCNQDIVLPSFCPNPTHPLEKAWHSLDVRRALKTYLSRTQEIRRTESLFVSFHPGSMGHKVSNPTLSRWLRACITLAYESLKLPVPVSITAHSTRSAATSAAFATNAPVADICRAAVWSSPHWFIRHYKIDRYASADASFGRRVLQQVLNED